Below is a window of Arthrobacter sp. SLBN-112 DNA.
CGCAAACTGGCACGGCTGGACGTACCCTGCGTGGAACCCGTGGCCGTGATTACCGGACGCACCACCCCGGACGGGCGCCCACTGAACCCGGTCCTGGTGACCCGGCACCTGAAATTCTCCATGCCGTACCGCGCACTCTTTTCGCAGATGCTGCGCAAGGACACCCTCACCCGCCTTATCGACGCCCAGGCGCTCCTGATGGTGCGGCTGCACCTGATCGGGTTCTACTGGGGCGACGTCTCGCTTTCCAACACCCTGTTCCGCCGCGATGCCGGCGCTTTCGCCGCCTATTTGGTGGATGCCGAGACGGGTGAGCTCTACCCGGACCTGTCCACCGGCCAGCGCGAATACGATCTCGAAATCGCCAGGGTAAACATCGCCGGTGAACTGATGGACCTGCTGGACGGCGGGCTGATCGAGGAGAAGGTGGACCCGGTCGCCACCAGTGAGCTGATCATGGACAGCTACCGGCGGCTGTGGGCGGAACTGACGGAGAAGGAATCCTTCGAGCTCGGCGAACGCTGGCGGGTGGGGGCCCGGATCCGGCGCCTGAACGAACTCGGCTTCGACGTCGAGGAATACGCGATCAAGACCACGCAGAACGGTGCCACCATCCAGCTGCAGCCCAAAGTGGTCGACGCCGGGCACCACCAGCGCCGGCTGTTGCGGCTTACCGGCCTGGATGCCCAGGAGAACCAGGCCCGCCGGCTGCTCAACGACATGGACTCCTTCCGGGCGGACAACAACCCGGAGATGGACGAGGAATACAGCGCCCACCTCTGGGTGAGCCAGGTCTTCGAGCCCATTGTCCGTTCCATACCGCGCGATCTTTCCGGCAAGCTGGAGCACGCCGAAGTAGTCCATGAAGTCCTGGAACACCGCTGGTACATGTCCGAAAAGCAGGAACGCCACATCCCCCTGGCCGAGGCCGTGCAGTCCTACATCGACTCGATCCTCCGGCACCGGCGGGACGAGGCCGCGATCATGCTGAACCCGGATACCGAGATGCTTAAGATCCTTGACGTGGAGAGCGAGGAATCCCGCTACGGTGCCGATGAATCCGAGGATGACTACCCGGACGCGGACGACTGAACCCTAGATCGCCTTACCGGGGTTGAGGATTCCCGCGGGATCGAACAAGTCCTTGATCCTGCGCTGCAGCTCCCGGACCGGCTCGGGCTGCTCCTGGCCCAGCCAGCGCAGCTTGTACTGGCCCACGCCGTGTTCCCCGGTGATGGTGCCGCCCATCGCCAACGCCGCCGTGATGGACTCATCCAGGGCCGCCTGGAGGCGTCCCATAGCATCGTCATCAACATTGGTGCCCTGCCGATCGATCCAGAAAGTGGGGTGCAGGTTGCCGTCACCGGCGTGCGCCACCACCTTGAGATGCACCCGCTGGATCGCGGCCAGCGCCTCAAGCGCCGCGATGTAGTCCACCAGCCGCGACCGCGGCACGGCGACGTCTTCGCCCACCCGGTATTCGTCGTCCACTTCGGTGCCCCTGCTGTGCCGTCGCAGTTCCACCAGCCGTTCCGCTTCGGCGCTTGCTTCAGTGGTGACCGTAGCGCCGCCTGCCTTGAGGACCTGGCGAACCACGTCGGCTTCGGCGGCAGCACCAAACCCGTCTGTCTGTACCAGGAGCAGGGACTTTCCCCGGGCCGTGAGGTCCGATCCGTGGATGTCGTCAAGCTGGGCGAGAGTGCCGCCGTCGAGCAGCTCCATGATGGCGGGCTGGACGCGCGCTTTGCCCACGGCCAGGACCCCCGCGGCGGCGAGCCTGAAGTCCGGGTAGAACGCCGCGACGGTGTGGACCTCCCGGGGCAGGTACTTCAACCGCACCGTGACGCCGACCACGATGCCGAGTGTTCCTTCGGATCCCACGAAGAGGCCCGTAAGGTCGTAGCCCGCCACACCCTTGAAGGTTTGGTGGCCGGTGTGGATCAGGGAGCCGTCAGCCAGGACGACGTCCAGGGCCAGAACCGAGTCCCTGGTGACCCCGTACTTGGCGCAGCGCAGCCCACCGGCATTGGTGGCCACGTTGCCGCCGATGGTGGAGCTCCGGAAACTCGCGGGGTCGGGGGCGAACATAAGGCCGTGCACCGCGGCGGCCTCGTTGAGGACGGCATTGACCACACCCGGTTCCACCACGGCCGTTTCGTCGTCCGGGTTCAGGGCAAGGATCCGGTCCATCCGCTCCATCGAGAGGATGATGCAGTTCCTGGTGGCATGGGCCCCGCCGGACACTCCCGTACCGGCGCCGCGGGGTACGATCGCCACTCCCCTGGCCGCGCAGGCCCGCACGACTGCCCGGACATCGGCCACCGACTCCGGGAACACGACGGCCAGGGGAAGCTGGAAGT
It encodes the following:
- a CDS encoding DUF4032 domain-containing protein, translating into MTEENSAQWHDEPTDYAQVGKLPRFVAASADDNKAASVASSLNITAAAADPELLDLPWHIALEEWPAEYLAALPRGISRHIVRFAHLGGSVIAIKETSEHVARHEYHMLRKLARLDVPCVEPVAVITGRTTPDGRPLNPVLVTRHLKFSMPYRALFSQMLRKDTLTRLIDAQALLMVRLHLIGFYWGDVSLSNTLFRRDAGAFAAYLVDAETGELYPDLSTGQREYDLEIARVNIAGELMDLLDGGLIEEKVDPVATSELIMDSYRRLWAELTEKESFELGERWRVGARIRRLNELGFDVEEYAIKTTQNGATIQLQPKVVDAGHHQRRLLRLTGLDAQENQARRLLNDMDSFRADNNPEMDEEYSAHLWVSQVFEPIVRSIPRDLSGKLEHAEVVHEVLEHRWYMSEKQERHIPLAEAVQSYIDSILRHRRDEAAIMLNPDTEMLKILDVESEESRYGADESEDDYPDADD
- a CDS encoding FAD-binding oxidoreductase, which encodes MGSIVDELETMLAPGQLDIGEAALRKYAIDQAPVIDFQLPLAVVFPESVADVRAVVRACAARGVAIVPRGAGTGVSGGAHATRNCIILSMERMDRILALNPDDETAVVEPGVVNAVLNEAAAVHGLMFAPDPASFRSSTIGGNVATNAGGLRCAKYGVTRDSVLALDVVLADGSLIHTGHQTFKGVAGYDLTGLFVGSEGTLGIVVGVTVRLKYLPREVHTVAAFYPDFRLAAAGVLAVGKARVQPAIMELLDGGTLAQLDDIHGSDLTARGKSLLLVQTDGFGAAAEADVVRQVLKAGGATVTTEASAEAERLVELRRHSRGTEVDDEYRVGEDVAVPRSRLVDYIAALEALAAIQRVHLKVVAHAGDGNLHPTFWIDRQGTNVDDDAMGRLQAALDESITAALAMGGTITGEHGVGQYKLRWLGQEQPEPVRELQRRIKDLFDPAGILNPGKAI